A stretch of Pseudomonas sp. CCC3.1 DNA encodes these proteins:
- a CDS encoding ATP-binding protein, translated as MKTPLWFPQSFFSRTLWLVLIVVLFSKALTLVYLLMNEDMLVDRQYSHGVGLVLRAYWAADEENREKIADAATLTRVVGGGVPEGEQHWPYSEIYERQMQAELGADTEVRLRMHSPPALWVRAPSLGDGWLKVPLYPHPLRGQKIWSVLGWFLAIGLLSTASAWIFVSQLNQPLKRLVYAARQLGQGRSVRLPISDTPSEMTEVYSAFNQMAEDVEQAGRERELMLAGVSHDLRTPLTRLRLSLELMGNHSDLTDDMVRDIEDMDAILDQFLAFIRDGRDEPVEEVDLCELIHEVVAPYNQNEEQVRLRLQPIQPFALRRVSMKRLLNNLIGNALHHAGDDVEVAAYVSGDTSAPYVVLSVLDRGAGIDPSELEDIFNPFIRGDRARGGKGTGLGLAIVKRIASMHGGNVELRNRAGGGLEARVRLPLGLMLPRGAV; from the coding sequence ATGAAAACCCCTCTGTGGTTCCCGCAAAGTTTCTTCTCTCGCACGCTCTGGCTGGTGCTCATCGTTGTGCTGTTCTCCAAGGCACTGACGCTGGTTTATCTGTTGATGAACGAAGACATGTTGGTCGACCGACAATACAGTCACGGCGTGGGCTTGGTATTGCGCGCCTATTGGGCGGCCGATGAAGAAAACAGGGAAAAAATTGCCGATGCGGCAACGCTGACCCGCGTGGTTGGCGGTGGCGTGCCCGAAGGCGAGCAACACTGGCCTTACAGTGAGATTTACGAGCGTCAGATGCAGGCCGAGCTGGGTGCCGACACCGAAGTTCGTTTACGCATGCACTCACCTCCGGCCTTGTGGGTCCGCGCCCCGAGCCTGGGCGATGGCTGGCTGAAAGTACCGTTGTATCCACACCCGCTGCGAGGGCAGAAAATATGGAGTGTGCTGGGCTGGTTCCTGGCCATTGGTTTGTTATCTACCGCGTCTGCGTGGATTTTCGTCAGCCAGCTCAATCAGCCACTCAAGCGTCTGGTCTATGCGGCCAGGCAGTTAGGACAGGGGCGCAGCGTGCGTTTGCCGATCAGTGATACACCGAGCGAAATGACAGAGGTGTACAGCGCTTTTAACCAAATGGCTGAAGACGTGGAACAGGCAGGCCGCGAGCGTGAGTTGATGCTGGCCGGTGTGTCCCATGATTTGCGAACCCCGCTGACCCGCCTGCGTTTGTCTTTGGAGTTGATGGGCAACCACAGCGACCTGACAGACGACATGGTGCGCGACATTGAAGACATGGACGCCATTCTTGATCAGTTCCTGGCGTTTATTCGGGATGGCCGTGATGAGCCGGTCGAAGAAGTTGACCTGTGTGAATTGATCCACGAAGTTGTGGCGCCCTATAACCAGAACGAAGAGCAAGTGCGTTTGCGCCTGCAGCCGATTCAGCCATTTGCGCTGCGTCGGGTATCGATGAAACGCTTGCTCAATAACTTGATCGGCAACGCCTTGCACCATGCGGGCGATGACGTTGAAGTGGCGGCCTATGTTTCTGGAGACACCAGCGCGCCTTACGTGGTGCTGAGTGTGCTGGACCGGGGGGCGGGCATTGACCCTTCCGAGCTTGAAGACATCTTCAACCCGTTCATTCGCGGAGACCGCGCTCGCGGCGGCAAGGGGACAGGGTTGGGGCTGGCGATCGTTAAGCGCATCGCCTCCATGCACGGCGGCAATGTTGAACTGCGTAACCGTGCGGGGGGTGGTCTGGAAGCAAGAGTGCGGCTGCCGCTGGGCCTGATGTTGCCGCGCGGCGCCGTTTAG